A region of Candidatus Eremiobacteraceae bacterium DNA encodes the following proteins:
- a CDS encoding xanthine dehydrogenase family protein subunit M → MFPAQFEYRRARSTEEALSALAQAGSDGRILAGGQSLIPAMRYRLAQPAVLIDINPIQSLDYLREAGGSLVIGACARDFALETSKIIGERYRLIADASKVIADPVVRQMGTVVGSLCHNDPAGDWPVVALASRAQILVRGAKGDRTIAIDDFIVDSFATAVQEGELAIEVRIPTPGDRTSGSYQKMERKVGDFATVAAAVQITLAADGSVADIGVAVGAVGPKAMRVAAAEKLLKGAKPTKELIRAAAEEATKIADPTADNRGSVEFKKAMSGVLLRRALEATFERLGVGGLK, encoded by the coding sequence GTGTTTCCTGCACAGTTCGAGTATCGGCGCGCCCGATCCACTGAGGAAGCGCTGTCGGCACTAGCGCAGGCCGGCTCCGATGGCCGCATCCTCGCCGGCGGCCAGAGCCTGATTCCGGCAATGCGCTACCGGCTCGCGCAGCCGGCCGTCCTTATCGATATCAACCCCATTCAATCATTGGACTATCTGCGCGAGGCCGGCGGCAGCCTCGTCATCGGTGCGTGCGCGCGCGATTTCGCCCTCGAGACCTCGAAAATCATCGGCGAGCGATACCGCTTGATCGCGGACGCATCGAAGGTGATCGCCGACCCGGTTGTTCGCCAGATGGGCACGGTCGTCGGCAGCCTTTGCCACAACGACCCTGCGGGCGACTGGCCCGTCGTCGCGCTCGCGTCCCGCGCGCAAATCTTGGTTCGGGGCGCCAAAGGGGACCGCACGATCGCGATCGACGACTTCATCGTGGACTCGTTCGCGACCGCGGTGCAGGAAGGCGAGCTTGCCATCGAGGTGCGCATCCCCACACCGGGCGATCGCACGTCGGGCTCCTATCAAAAGATGGAACGGAAGGTCGGAGACTTCGCGACCGTTGCGGCCGCCGTGCAGATCACCCTTGCCGCCGACGGAAGCGTCGCCGACATCGGGGTAGCCGTCGGCGCCGTCGGACCGAAGGCGATGCGTGTCGCCGCGGCCGAGAAGCTGCTGAAGGGCGCGAAACCCACGAAAGAGTTGATCCGTGCCGCAGCCGAGGAGGCGACGAAGATCGCCGACCCCACGGCGGACAATCGCGGATCGGTCGAGTTCAAGAAGGCGATGAGCGGCGTGCTCTTGCGGCGGGCGCTTGAAGCGACGTTCGAGCGTCTAGGCGTCGGAGGACTAAAGTGA
- a CDS encoding (2Fe-2S)-binding protein produces MKINVKVNGTAYERDVEPRTLLAYFLRENIGLTGTHVGCDSSSCGVCVVVLDGTRAVKSCTMFAVQADGHEIMTVEGLLKDAKLHPLQQAFWDCHGLQCGYCTPGMLMTAYTFLQQNPDPSEHEIREGISGNLCRCTGYQNIVTSIQQAAKEMKGAKAPATPAAAEAATA; encoded by the coding sequence ATGAAGATCAACGTGAAAGTGAACGGCACGGCGTACGAACGCGATGTCGAGCCGCGGACATTGCTCGCTTACTTCTTGCGTGAGAACATCGGGCTGACCGGCACGCACGTCGGGTGCGATTCGTCGAGTTGCGGCGTGTGCGTGGTCGTCCTCGACGGCACGCGAGCCGTGAAATCGTGCACTATGTTCGCCGTCCAAGCCGACGGCCACGAGATCATGACTGTGGAAGGGTTGCTCAAAGACGCCAAGCTGCATCCGCTTCAGCAGGCGTTCTGGGATTGCCACGGTCTGCAATGCGGCTACTGCACGCCGGGCATGCTGATGACGGCTTATACGTTTCTCCAACAAAACCCGGACCCAAGCGAGCATGAGATCCGGGAAGGCATCTCCGGGAATCTCTGCCGTTGCACGGGCTATCAGAACATCGTGACATCGATCCAGCAGGCGGCCAAAGAAATGAAGGGCGCGAAGGCGCCCGCGACTCCGGCGGCTGCCGAAGCCGCGACGGCGTAG
- a CDS encoding tyrosine-type recombinase/integrase: MRQEIVGRTKADVTDELVRMRVKYSKQGRVEALKTSMSDYLTEWLERKKDAIAFKTYELYDGAIQKHIGPIGRISVSKLTTANLEFMLGRMKTNGTGARMRQIVRGVLSMALTEGVDRGIIDRNVCAPITKAKVTPKAIKPLNRDQARALLAAAASDPLEALYCLAVATGMRQGELLALHWSDVDFAGSQVSVRHTLTRIESGELVRGDTKTPAGRRSVALPAVAVESLRRHQQRAFEDGKRAHPWVFCDAAGQPLTKGWLVVQSFQPLLKLAGLSPIRFHDLRHTAATLLLADGQHPKIVQEMLGHSSISITLDLYSHVTPSMQRGSADRMNAILSAS, encoded by the coding sequence ATGCGTCAAGAAATCGTTGGCCGCACCAAGGCCGACGTCACGGACGAGCTCGTCCGGATGCGCGTGAAGTATTCCAAGCAGGGGCGCGTCGAGGCGCTCAAGACATCGATGAGCGATTACCTGACGGAATGGCTTGAGCGCAAAAAGGACGCGATCGCCTTCAAGACATACGAGTTATACGACGGCGCTATCCAGAAGCACATCGGCCCGATCGGACGGATCTCGGTTTCCAAGCTCACGACGGCCAATTTGGAATTCATGCTCGGACGCATGAAGACAAACGGCACCGGCGCCCGGATGAGGCAGATCGTCCGCGGTGTGCTATCTATGGCGCTTACCGAAGGCGTCGACCGTGGCATAATCGACCGCAACGTCTGCGCGCCTATCACGAAGGCCAAAGTCACCCCCAAGGCCATAAAGCCGCTGAATCGCGACCAGGCCCGCGCTCTACTGGCCGCCGCCGCGTCCGATCCGCTGGAGGCGCTCTATTGCCTCGCGGTGGCTACGGGAATGCGTCAAGGCGAGTTGTTGGCGCTTCACTGGTCCGACGTCGACTTCGCGGGCTCGCAAGTCTCGGTGCGACACACTCTTACTCGAATCGAGTCTGGGGAGCTCGTGAGGGGCGACACGAAAACCCCTGCCGGCCGCCGGTCGGTCGCGCTACCGGCCGTCGCCGTCGAATCATTGCGGCGACACCAACAGCGAGCGTTCGAAGACGGCAAGCGGGCTCATCCCTGGGTCTTCTGCGACGCCGCAGGGCAACCGCTTACCAAGGGATGGCTCGTCGTACAATCGTTCCAACCGCTTCTGAAGCTCGCCGGCCTGAGCCCGATCCGGTTCCACGACTTGCGCCACACGGCGGCCACGCTTCTTCTGGCCGATGGACAGCACCCGAAGATCGTTCAGGAAATGTTGGGCCACTCGAGCATCTCAATCACGCTAGACCTTTACTCGCACGTCACGCCTTCGATGCAGCGCGGGTCGGCTGACCGTATGAACGCGATACTAAGCGCGAGTTGA
- a CDS encoding PQQ-binding-like beta-propeller repeat protein: MFNGSYAGDRWQDLNQINVSNVKNLKVACRFPTGETGAFQAGPVIADGILYFTSVNTTYAIDATNCKSIWKSTYVPATPLNFNTNRGVALDGGKLYRDTQDCHLLALDAASGKMLWNVNVCDSTKGDFLSAAPIVWNDTVYVGIAGADWGARGRMMAFGASDGHQVWAFDLIPMGKEAGADTWGKASTAATGGGSTWTTYTLDPQTGELFVPVGNPAPDFSGDYRPGANLYTCSLVVLDAKSGQLKWYYQLVPHDVHDYDLGAAPMLITTAAGKNLVVFGGKNGFVYGLDRATHAVVFKTAVGTILNQNSAATVQGSQVCPGWVGGVEWNGPAYALDRNEVIVGSNEWCGKYVLGEARYVAGKFFLGGSFVPGPYALSHGWVTALNADTGKVVWQDKTPGPALAGVSPTSGGVTFTGDMGGTFFAFDSKSGKILYQSKTTGAMAGGVVAYREHGKEYVVADSGNVSRSIWPGATGSATIYIFSL; this comes from the coding sequence ATGTTCAACGGATCGTACGCGGGCGACCGCTGGCAAGATCTCAACCAAATCAACGTCAGTAATGTGAAGAACCTCAAGGTCGCCTGCAGATTTCCAACCGGCGAGACCGGCGCATTTCAGGCTGGTCCGGTGATCGCCGACGGCATTTTATATTTCACAAGTGTCAACACGACCTACGCGATCGACGCGACCAACTGCAAGTCGATTTGGAAATCGACGTACGTGCCGGCGACGCCGCTGAACTTCAATACCAACCGCGGCGTGGCGCTCGACGGCGGCAAATTGTATCGAGACACGCAAGACTGCCATCTTCTCGCGTTGGATGCGGCAAGCGGCAAGATGCTCTGGAACGTGAACGTTTGCGACTCGACCAAAGGCGATTTTCTGAGCGCAGCGCCTATCGTGTGGAACGACACGGTCTACGTCGGCATCGCTGGGGCCGACTGGGGCGCTCGCGGACGGATGATGGCCTTCGGCGCGAGCGACGGCCATCAAGTCTGGGCTTTTGATTTGATCCCGATGGGCAAGGAAGCGGGCGCCGACACCTGGGGCAAGGCGTCCACGGCCGCGACCGGCGGCGGCTCGACGTGGACGACGTACACGCTCGATCCGCAAACCGGGGAGTTATTCGTGCCGGTCGGAAATCCAGCGCCGGATTTTTCCGGCGACTACCGGCCGGGTGCGAATCTCTACACATGTTCGCTGGTCGTGCTCGATGCCAAAAGCGGACAATTGAAATGGTATTATCAGCTCGTGCCGCACGATGTGCACGACTACGATCTAGGCGCCGCGCCGATGTTGATCACGACGGCGGCCGGGAAAAACCTCGTGGTATTCGGCGGCAAAAATGGATTTGTCTATGGCCTCGATCGAGCGACGCATGCGGTTGTGTTCAAAACAGCGGTCGGAACCATCCTCAATCAAAATTCCGCAGCGACCGTCCAAGGATCTCAGGTATGCCCCGGTTGGGTCGGGGGTGTCGAGTGGAACGGCCCCGCATACGCGCTCGACCGCAACGAGGTGATCGTCGGATCAAATGAATGGTGCGGCAAATACGTGCTGGGTGAAGCGCGCTATGTCGCGGGTAAATTCTTCCTCGGCGGGTCATTCGTGCCCGGGCCGTATGCCCTGTCGCACGGCTGGGTCACCGCCTTGAATGCAGACACCGGCAAGGTCGTGTGGCAAGACAAGACACCGGGACCGGCGCTCGCCGGCGTGTCGCCGACATCGGGCGGCGTCACATTCACCGGCGACATGGGCGGCACGTTCTTCGCGTTCGATTCAAAATCCGGAAAGATATTGTATCAGTCTAAGACGACCGGTGCGATGGCCGGCGGCGTCGTCGCTTATCGTGAGCACGGCAAAGAGTATGTCGTCGCCGACTCGGGCAATGTGTCGCGTTCGATATGGCCAGGCGCGACGGGCTCGGCCACGATCTATATCTTCTCGCTATGA